A genomic region of Candidatus Eisenbacteria bacterium contains the following coding sequences:
- a CDS encoding riboflavin synthase — VLEVGAPPSIRRYIVEKGSICVDGVSLTVGAVGPRWFRVHIIPATIERTLMGAYRAGRKVNIEVDLLAKYAEALLRDGSALRGGRSTRAAMMGEDG, encoded by the coding sequence GTTCTGGAAGTCGGCGCGCCGCCTTCCATCCGGCGCTACATCGTCGAGAAGGGGTCGATCTGCGTCGATGGAGTCAGCCTGACGGTGGGCGCGGTGGGGCCGCGATGGTTCCGGGTCCATATCATCCCGGCGACGATCGAGAGGACGCTCATGGGCGCGTATCGGGCGGGCCGGAAAGTGAACATCGAGGTCGACTTGCTCGCGAAGTACGCGGAGGCTCTGCTTCGGGACGGGAGCGCTCTCCGCGGCGGCCGCTCGACGCGGGCGGCGATGATGGGGGAGGACGGGTGA